Part of the Paracoccus sp. MC1862 genome, GTGCGCCTGAGTCCAGCCAACCGGCATGACAGCCTGATGCTGGCGCCCACCCTCGATGCCGTGCCGGGCGTGCGCCACGGTCGCGGCCGCCCGCGCAAGCGCCCCGACAAGCTCCACGCCGACAAGGCTTACGATAACCATCGTTGCCGGTCCGAATGCCGCGCCCGCGCGATCATGCCCCGCATTGCTCGGCGGACAGTGGACAGCAGCGAGAGGTTGGGCTGCCACCGCTGGGTCGTCGAACGAACGCTTGCCTGGCTCAACCGCTTCCGCCGTCTGACTATCCGCTATGAGCGACGCGCCGACATCCACGAGGCCTTCGTAATCCTCGGCTGCGCCCTCATCTGCCTCAACCAGATCAGAAGGTTTTGTTAGGCGCTCTAACACTACTCTGCCAGGTTTTGTGGTAGTTCGGGGTGGTGCTCACGGGAGGTGCCGTGATGAGAGCAACCACAAGCCACTGGCGGGCTGCCTATGAGGCTTGGCTCGCACCTTTCCTAGCTCGGCTCGGCAGGGTCGAGCAGCGCCGCTGGGCACCGGTGTATCTTCAGGGGCTGCTCGGGCCGGGCGAGCGCAAGAGCGTCGAGCCAATGGCCGCTCGCGTAGCGCCCGGAGACGTTCAGCAGCTTCACCACTTCATCTCCACCTCGCCTTGGCGCTGTGAGCCGCTCGAGGAGGAGCTGGTGCGGGCCGCCGACCGGCTCGTCGGTGGTCCAGAGGCTGTGCTGATCATCGACGACACCGCCCTGGTCAAGCAGGGGCGACACTCGGTGGGGGTTGCGCGCCAGTATTGCGGCCAACTGGGCAAAAAGGCCAACTGCCAGGCCTTGGTCTCGCTCACGCTGGCGCGCTGCGAGGTTCCGGTCTGTGTGGGCCTGCGTTTGTTCCTGCCTCGCGCCTGGGCCGAGGACGCAGGGCGGCGCGCCCGTGCCGGTGTGCCAGAGGCGATCCCCGGCCGGCCCAAATGGCGGATCGCCCTGGACGAGATCAGTCGCATCCAAGTGGCTGGAGCGCGCTTCGGCGCTGTGCTGGCGGATGCCGAGTACGGCAAGGTGGCAGACTTCCGGCAGAAGCTCTCGGAGCAGGGTCTCACCTGGGCGGTGGGCATTCTGCCGACCCAGACGGTCTATCCTGCCGACGTCATGATTGCTCCGGCTATGAAGCGACGGACCGGTCGGCCACCCAAGCATCCGGTGCCTTCCACCCGGACCTACAGCGTTCAGGCCGTCGTGGCCGCCCTGCCGAACGAATGCTGGCGGACCCTGTCGTGGCGGCGCGGCACCAAAGGCGATCTCAGGGCCGACTTTGCCGCGCTCCGGGTCCGGGTGGCCGATGGTCCGGTGATCTCGCGCAACCGGCGCCTGCCCGGTGAGACCGCCTGGCTGGTGTGCGAGCGCCGGACCTCCGGGGAGCGCAAATACTACCTGAGCAATCATGCGGAGGATGTCGCTCTGGAGAGCCTGGCGGCGCTGATCAAGCGTCGATGGGTTTGCGAGCAGATGCACCAGCAGATGAAAGGGGAGATCGGCCTCGATCACTTCGAGGGCCGCAGTTGGCGGGGCCTGCACCATCATGCGCTCATGACGATGATCGCCTTTGCCTTTCTCCAGCATCTGCGGCTTGGAGAAAAAAACCCCCACCAGACCGGGGCCGCCCCCAACCCCATCCTTGCCGCAGGTGCGTCGGCAACTCGCGGCCACACTCAGCGCCTTTGCACGGCTTTGTCCCCACTGCCGCAAGCCCGTGCCCTATCACCTCCGGCTATGAAGGTGGCAGAGTAGTGCTAAAACAATGCAAAAACCCAGCCGAAGCTAAGCTGGGAGAACGCGTTCGCTGGGGCGAGTGGCGGAGGCGGTGGGATTTGAACCCACGGTGGAGTTCCCTCCACGTCGGTTTTCAAGACCGGTGCATTAAACCACTCTGCCACGCCTCCTGTGCAAGCGGCATTATCGCTGGACGAGCCCGGGATCAAGCAAGCTGATGCGATCCAGCCCGACGACGGTCTCTGCCCATGCCGGGAAGCGGCAGGGGCCGCGGCTTAGCACTACTCTGCCACCTTCATAGCCGGAGCAATCATGACGTCGGCAGGATAGACCGTCTGGGTCGGCAGAATGCCCACCGCCCAGGTGAGACCCTGCTCCGAGAGCTTCTGCCGGAAGTCTGCCACCTTGCCGTACTCGGCATCCGCCAGCACAGCGCCGAAGCGCGCTCCAGCCACTTGGATGCGACTGATCTCGTCCAGGGCGATCCGCCATTTGGGCCGGCCGGGGATCGCCTCTGGCACACCGGCACGGGCGCGCCGCCCTGCGTCCTCGGCCCAGGCGCGAGGCAGGAACAAACGCAGGCCCACACAGACCGGAACCTCGCAGCGCGCCAGCGTGAGCGAGACCAAGGCCTGGCAGTTGGCCTTTTTGCCCAGTTGGCCGCAATACTGGCGCGCAACCCCCACCGAGTGTCGCCCCTGCTTGACCAGGGCGGTGTCGTCGATGATCAGCACAGCCTCTGGACCACCGACGAGCCGGTCGGCGGCCCGCACCAGCTCCTCCTCGAGCGGCTCACAGCGCCAAGGCGAGGTGGAGATGAAGTGGTGAAGCTGCTGAACGTCTCCGGGCGCTACGCGAGCGGCCATTGGCTCGACGCTCTTGCGCTCGCCCGGCCCGAGCAGCCCCTGAAGATACACCGGTGCCCAGCGGCGCTGCTCGACCCTGCCGAGCCGAGCTAGGAAAGGTGCGAGCCAAGCCTCATAGGCAGCCCGCCAGTGGCTTGTGGTTGCTCTCATCACGGCACCTCCCGTGAGCACCACCCCGAACTACCACAAAACCTGGCAGAGTAGTGTTAAGACGAGTTCGCATTTGTCTGACAGCACAGCAAGTCATCCTTACCTGACGTTACCTCACGCCTGAGGCGCAGGAAGACCTGCGCTATTTCCGTGGCTTGTGCAGGTCCGCCGCGCACCAAGACGCGGCTTTCTCCCTGATATCTCCGCATCTCCCGCGCCCGTCTCAGGAGGGGTTTTCGGTCGTGCGGTTTTCGGCCGCCGCAGCCGTTTACAGGGAATTTACAGGGAATTTGTCGAGAGAAGCGCAGGCGGCGCGGGATCAGGCAGCTGTTTGATCTCCAGTTTTCAACGGCTTAGCACGGGAATTCCCTGCCCGCAGGAACAGGGAATTGGTGACGCAGCATCAGGGAACAAGCTCCGCCCGATCAGGGACGCGGCAGAGAGGAACAGGGAAGCGGATCAGACGGGGAAGATACGGGTGCGCGGATACTGCTGATCCCAGTCCGGCGGCATCTCAGGCCGCGTCAGACTGTGCAGGGTCAGGTGCTCGGGCTGTGTGCCGTCGAGGATCGCGCTCTGGATCGCGGGAGCGAGAAAGGCCAGCTGCAGATGCCCGCGCAGACAGCCGGCGGAGATGCCGGGATCAAGCGCCAGCCGGCCGAGATCCTAGCCCTGACGCGGGGCACCGAGCCAGCGATGCCCGCGGATCAGCGCACCGACCAGCTTCGGGTCCGGCTGACGGGCGAACTCACCGATCACCACCTTGGCGCCGGCGCCACGCCGGCAGAGAGAAACGGCAAGGGCCAGGTCCAGAGCGTCGGGACAAAGGTCGTCCGGCTCCAAGCCACAGAGCGCCGCCACAGCGCCGGAGGACAAGCGGAGGGCGAGACGGTCGGAGGCGATCTGGCCCTCGGCGATCAATCCAAGCAGTCGCGCCTCTGCATCCGCTTTGCCGTCAATTGTTCTTCAGCCGAGCGGTAGCGAAGAATACCGGATTCGGCGAGCAACCTGTGCTCGTGCAGGAGCCGGGCGGAGTGCGTACGGATACCTGTTGCGATACCGGTCTGCAGCATCGCCGCGGGCAGGCGCCAGGCGGTCGAATCGGGCGGCCCTGAGATGAGCCGGTTGGAGACGTAATAGCGATAGCGGCGCGTAGCCCTCGTGGGCTGTCTGGACCTGTCCCGGTTTTGTTCCGGTCAGGTGCTCATGTCAGGCAGCCCTTTGTTCGAAGGCCACGGGTGATTTCCAGTCCAGTGCCGAGTGTTTGCGGCGCGGGTTGTGAGAGGCCGTTGATGTATTCCAAGAGGGCGATTTCGACCTCGCGCCGGGTGGGCCAGTCGCGGCGCCAGACCAGTTCAGCCTTCAGCGATTTGAAGAAGCTCCCGAGGGCCGAGTTGTCATAACCATTGCCCTTGCCGCTCATTGATGGCTTCATCTCGCGCCTGCGCAGGATCTTCTGGCAATCATGGGCACAGTGTTTGCGACCCGCGGTCCGTGTGGTGGACGCATCCTGGCGGGGGCCTGCGCAGGGCAATGGCCATGTTCAGCGCCCGCAGGGCCAGATCCTGCTTCAGCCGTCGCCAAGGCGACCTGATCGCCCTGCCGACCCCGCGTCGCGAGAAAAGGTCAAGGATGGCCGCCAGATAGACCCAACCCTCACGCGTCCAGACATGAGGCGGATGTCGCCGGCCCATTTCTGGTTCGGCCCCCTCGCGGTGAAGTCCTGGCTCGCAGCAGGTGCGGCGCGATGTTGAAGGCCTGATCGCTGTCGGTGGTGCGCTTGAACGCCGCTCGCTGCGAACGACCCGGATGCCGTTCTGGCGCAGTGAGGAGGGTCAGAAAACAGTCCGGGGGACTGTTTTCCGACGAACGCGCCCGACACGACACTGGCCAACACCGAGACCCAGCTCGTTCAGTTCCTCGGTCATGCGAGGCCGACCGTAGCGGCCCAGATTTGACCGGTGCTGATCGCGGATATGTGCCAGGAGCACCATGTCGGGCCCTCGGCGATATGGCGGCGGCCGGCGCTTCCACGCCCGAAGCCCGCGATCTCTCCCCCCCATCAGCTGGCACAGGCGCCTGCGCGTCAGCTGCCGCGATAGTCAGCCATGAACTCAATCGTCGGGAAACAGTCCCCCGGACTGTTTCCTGATCCGGCTCAAATCCCGCAGGATGCGGTTCCCTTTGCGCAGACGCTCATTCTCGCGCGAGCCGGACCGGCGTCCTGTTCAGGAGCCCCGGCCTCCTCGGCGACAGCCCGAACCCATTTGCCCAAGGGCGAAAGCCCGATCCTCAGATCAGACGCAACCTGACCCCGGGTCCCGGGTCAGAGCGCTGGTCAGCGCGATGCGCACCGCATCCCGCTTGAACTCCTCGCTGCGTGTCGCTGCCATATCCAGTCTCCTTCCTGGTGAGCATCGCTCTCAGAAGACCGGAACAGAACCGGGAAAGGTCCAGATTGGGCCCGAGACTGAGGGGGAACTATTTCAAACTCAGAAAAAGCGACCACTGGAAAGCGAAGACATTCGGCTGGATCTCGATCGGATTTCAGAAATCCAGCAATACGTCCGAACTCGAATGGTATCATGGAAAACGCGCCAAGGTTCTGGTCGGATATGTGGGTTCAAATGAGGGACCGTTCTACTTTAGTAAGAATTTTCCAAACGTCGGAGGCGAGGCCGAGAACATGGACGAAGATGGTGTGGGCGTAAGATACCACTCCGACGGTCTGCGCTGGCGGCCTGCAGATGCTCCGGAGTGGTTCTTCACGGTTCCCCTGAACTCACTGGAGAACGACAGCGCCATTCAACGACTGATCGTTCATCCCCTGAAACAGATGATCGGAGGAGCGACAAGCGAGGAAGCGCTTGGGCCGGTCCGAGACGAAATCTGCCTGCCGCCGGATCATCAGCATTGTCAGGTCTCATCAGCCATCAAGGACTCGTTTGGCCGCGTCGATCCGAGTGCGCCAAGCGGCGCGCAGTGCCTCCGGGGCGATGGTTCGCACCTTGTCGCTCCAGCGGAACAGGTGATTGCACATTTTGTCGATACCGCCACCGGTAAAGCGGACAGTAATGCCGCATCTGATTCTTCTGTCATTGTCTGGGCCGGATGGAATTACATGTTCTGCACCTCGCCGGCGACTTCGGGGATTGACCTTCCCTCTGGGCCTCTCTCGATCATGACGAGAGTCCCTGGGTTTGGTATTGGTCGGTTTCGAGCTGGGCAAGCGCGCCGGGCGTGGAGTTCACGGATTGCTCAAGTGCCCGGCGCGCGTCTGCCGGGGCCATTCCGCCCAGCGAGGAATGCGGCCTGACGTTGTTGTGGT contains:
- a CDS encoding IS701 family transposase, producing the protein MRATTSHWRAAYEAWLAPFLARLGRVEQRRWAPVYLQGLLGPGERKSVEPMAARVAPGDVQQLHHFISTSPWRCEPLEEELVRAADRLVGGPEAVLIIDDTALVKQGRHSVGVARQYCGQLGKKANCQALVSLTLARCEVPVCVGLRLFLPRAWAEDAGRRARAGVPEAIPGRPKWRIALDEISRIQVAGARFGAVLADAEYGKVADFRQKLSEQGLTWAVGILPTQTVYPADVMIAPAMKRRTGRPPKHPVPSTRTYSVQAVVAALPNECWRTLSWRRGTKGDLRADFAALRVRVADGPVISRNRRLPGETAWLVCERRTSGERKYYLSNHAEDVALESLAALIKRRWVCEQMHQQMKGEIGLDHFEGRSWRGLHHHALMTMIAFAFLQHLRLGEKNPHQTGAAPNPILAAGASATRGHTQRLCTALSPLPQARALSPPAMKVAE